The Lutibacter sp. A64 genome segment TTACCTGGTGATTTAGTTTTAGTAGGTCCTTATTTACCACATTTATGGAGAAATGATATTTCATATTATAAAGATAATGAAGAGTATTTTGTAAAAACTATAGTTACTAAGTTTAGTAAAGATTTTATTGGAGAAAACACTTTTGAAAGCGTAGAGTTTAAGGAAATCAATAAAATGCTAGACGATTCTAAATATGGCGTTGCTTTTGGTGAAAAAACTAGTGAAAAAATGCATGAAGATATCATGAATATAGCTAATCTTAAACCAGTAGAGCAAAGTATAAAATTATTAGAAATTCTTCATAGACTCTCTATAGTTAAAGATAAGAAACTACTTTCTTCTTCAGATATGAGGCAATTTACTTCAGAAAATTCACAAAGAATAGACAATGTTTTAAAATTTATATCTGACAATTATGTTAGTTATATTAGTTTAAACGATGTGGCTGAAGTTGCTTGTATGACCACAAACTCTTTTTGTCGTTTTTTTAAAAGAATGACCAATAAATCCTTCACTCAATTTTTAAATGAAGTTAGAATAAGAAACGCTTCTAGATTACTTATTCAAGGAGATTTACCTGTTTCTGAAGTTTGTTATATTGTAGGATATAACTCTATTACAAACTTTAATAAACAATTTAAACAAATTATGGGGTGTACACCTAATAATTATAGAAAAACTATTTAATTATACCATTTTTTAATGAGGTAAAATAATGTAGTTAGAAGGTAAATTTAACCATTTCTTAACAAAAATATTCCACGTACTTTGTATAAGTAACCAAAGGAAATCATTAATTATATTTTGATTTTAATACTTTTATTGCTTTTTGTTTTTTTAAATGAATTGTGGTTAAAATATTATATATCAGTATGTAAGGTTGAATTTTGTTATTGATAATTTATTATATATAAATTAAATCAAACTTATAATAGTAAAATTAAACTTAACTTATTTTATGAAAAAACTAAAAAATTTTAAATCAAAAGCAAATTGCCAAAACTCGGGTAGTTTAGTTTTAAAATTGAATTTTAACAGGGTGCTTACTTTAGCATTTTTATTTTCAATGAGTTTTTTTCAAGGTATAGCTGCGAAATCGATTTCGTATAGTAGCTTTGAAAATAAAGAACCAATAATCTTAAATCAACAAATTGAGATTTCTGGTGTGGTTTCTGATAAAGACGGACCATTACCAGGTGTAAATGTTTTAGTTAAAGGTACTTCAAACGGAGCCTTAACAGATTTTGATGGGAATTATTCAATTTCAGTAGATAATAATGCTGTTCTTGTGTTTTCTTACATAGGGTATAAAACTAAAGAGGTTTTAGTTGATGGAGAAACAACAATAAATGTGATGCTAGAAGCTAATACAGAAAATCTTGATGAAGTTGTAGTATTAGGATATTCAACTAGAAAAAAAGGAGATGTTACAGGTTCTGTAAGTACTGTAAAAGCTGGAGATATTGAAAAATCGGGTAGTAAAGATTTAGTAAAATCATTGGCAGGTAAGGTTTCAGGTTTAATCATTTCAGATAGAGGAGGTACACCAGGTTCGGGTGAAACAACATTATTAATAAGAGGAAAATCTACTTTGGGTAATAACTCTCCATTAATATTAATTGATGGAATTGTAGCGTCTTCTTTTTCTCATTTGTCACCTCAAGATATTGAAAGTTTAACAGTTTTAAAAGATGGAGCTGCTGCAATTTATGGAGCAAGAGCTGCAAATGGTGTTATTTTAGTAACAACAAAAAGAGGTAAAAATGGGAAAACTAAAATAAATTTATCTACTTCTTATACTATTTCTTCATTTTCAGCCGAACCAAGTTTAATGTCTTCGGAACAATTTGCAATTTATAATAATGAAATAGAAGAAAGGTTTGGTAGAAATGCTACATATACTCAAGAAGATATTGTTAAATATGCTAATGGTTCAGATCCTATTAATTACCCTAATACAAATTGGGCAGACGAAACTTTTTCTAAAACATCACCAGAATCAAGAACATCATTATCACTTTCTGGAGGAAATGAAAATGTAAATTACTTTGTTAGTGGAGATATGATTCGTCAAAAAGGAATGTATAAATCAGGCGACTTAAAATTTGATCAAAATCAAATAAGATCGAACTTAGATATTAAAATTATAGATGATCTTAAATTAGGTGTTGATTTATCTGGAAGATTTGGTGAAACTGTAGAGCCAGGTATTGGTACAAGCTATATTTATAAAAATATTTATAATAATTTTCCTACTGAAGTTGCTGTATATCCAAATGGTTTAGTTGCTTGGGGAGGAGAAAACGGAGCAAACCCAGTTATTATGTCTAGTAATGAAACAGGTTTTGAAAAGCAAGTAGATAATGATTTACGTGGTAAAATATCAGTCGACTATGATTTAAATAAACTTGCTGAAGGTTTAAAATTTAAAGGGTTTGCAGGTATGAGAAGAATGAATTATGATCAAAAATATTGGTACAGTCCTTGGACGGTTTATTCTTATCTAGAAGGTGCCGATGAATATGTAGCTCAACCAGGATTTTCACAAGATGGGAATGAAAATATATTACGCGAAAGTTTTTGGAAATACAACGAATTAATGTTGAATGCAACTGTTTATTATTCTAAAACAATAAACGATAAACATAATTTTAGTGGGTTTGTTGGATATGAACAAACTACTTCAGATCAACGTAATTTTTGGGTAGAAAAGAAAGGTTTCCCAGATTCTGAACACTCTGAGTTATTTGCAGGAGATACAGATGGTCAAACTTCTGATGGAACATCTTATGAATGGGCTCGTGTTAATTATTTTGGGTCATTTTCTTACGATTATATGAAAAAATATTACGTAGACATTACATTACGTCACGATGGCTCTAGTAATTTTGGTCCAGGAAATAGATTTGGAACTTTCCCAGGAATTGCATTGTCTTGGTCAATAGATAAAGAATCTTTTATGGAAGATGTTTCTTGGGTAAATTCATTAAAACTAAGAACATCTTGGGCTAAAATGGGTAACGACCGTATTTCTGGATTTCAGTACTTAACCCAATATAATTATGCCGGTAATGTAGGCGCACTACCTAACTATTATAATTTTGGTGGAGAATATTATAATGGATATTCTAGTATTGGAGTTGCAGCTGCAAATCCAGATATTACTTGGGAGGCTGCAGATATGAAAAATATTGGTTTAAACTTCACATTATTAGATAGTAGATTGACAGGAGATTTCAATTATTTTTATCAAAAAAGAGAAGATATTTTAATAACAAGAAATGCATCAATACCAGATTATACAGGGTTAACATTACCTCAAGAAAATATAGGTAAAGTAGATAATTATGGTTGGGAATTTGAATTGGGATGGAATGATACTATTGAAGATTTAGGTTATAATATTGGTTTTAATTTTACTCAAGCCAAAAATGAAGTAGTTTATATGGATGAGGCTGAAAATGTAATAGATGCAATGAAGCAAGAAGGACATCCAATGGATTCTTATTTAATATATCCAACAAATGGACTTTTTCAAAACCAAGCACAAGTAGATGCTGAACCTGCAAAATTAGCAGGTACAGTTCCAGGAGAACCATATTATATTGATACAAATGAAAATGGTAGAATAGACGCAGGAGATAGAATACGTTCTTACTCTTCAAACGTACCTGAGGTACAATATGGTATACACGGAGGTTTAAATTATAAAAATTGGAATTTTAGTTTCTTATTTCAAGGGCAAGCAAAAGCTAAAATGCAAGTGTTTTTTGAAGGAAATGGAGCGTTGCCAGATTTCTTATATGATCAACGTTGGACTCCTGAAAATACTGAAGCAAGATATCCAAGAGCCTATGCAAATGGAGATTCATATAGTACTAGTTTAAATGGACCAGAAAATTTCCAAGGCGCAGATTTATGGTTACGCGATGCTTCATACCTTAGGTTAAAAGAGGTTGAATTAGGATATGCTTTACCTAAAGATATAACAAGGTTTGCTGATGTTAAAGTTTATGTAAGAGGTTACAATGTGTTAACTATGTTTTCAGATATATATGATTTAGGCTTAGATCCTGAAGCAGAGGGTTATAACAGCTTTAGACAAAGTAGATACCCTTCCTTAAAATCATTTACGTTTGGTTTAAATTTTAATTTTTAATTTAAAAATAGAAAATTTATTAAATGTTAATTAATAAGAAAATTATAAAGAGATAAAGAGATGAAATATATAAAAATAAAATTTGCGATTGCACTGCTAACTGTTTTTACAATAGTGAGTTGTAGTGATGATATTTTAAATACAGAAGCAAGTGATTCTTTTACAGAAGATGCAATTTATAGCGATGTAAACCAAGCAAAACTTGTGGTGGTTACTGCTTA includes the following:
- a CDS encoding AraC family transcriptional regulator, giving the protein MKLVVKNSEKPINKKLFIENREVPCLDASWHYHLEYELLYISQSSGIRFVGDSVSPFLPGDLVLVGPYLPHLWRNDISYYKDNEEYFVKTIVTKFSKDFIGENTFESVEFKEINKMLDDSKYGVAFGEKTSEKMHEDIMNIANLKPVEQSIKLLEILHRLSIVKDKKLLSSSDMRQFTSENSQRIDNVLKFISDNYVSYISLNDVAEVACMTTNSFCRFFKRMTNKSFTQFLNEVRIRNASRLLIQGDLPVSEVCYIVGYNSITNFNKQFKQIMGCTPNNYRKTI
- a CDS encoding SusC/RagA family TonB-linked outer membrane protein yields the protein MKKLKNFKSKANCQNSGSLVLKLNFNRVLTLAFLFSMSFFQGIAAKSISYSSFENKEPIILNQQIEISGVVSDKDGPLPGVNVLVKGTSNGALTDFDGNYSISVDNNAVLVFSYIGYKTKEVLVDGETTINVMLEANTENLDEVVVLGYSTRKKGDVTGSVSTVKAGDIEKSGSKDLVKSLAGKVSGLIISDRGGTPGSGETTLLIRGKSTLGNNSPLILIDGIVASSFSHLSPQDIESLTVLKDGAAAIYGARAANGVILVTTKRGKNGKTKINLSTSYTISSFSAEPSLMSSEQFAIYNNEIEERFGRNATYTQEDIVKYANGSDPINYPNTNWADETFSKTSPESRTSLSLSGGNENVNYFVSGDMIRQKGMYKSGDLKFDQNQIRSNLDIKIIDDLKLGVDLSGRFGETVEPGIGTSYIYKNIYNNFPTEVAVYPNGLVAWGGENGANPVIMSSNETGFEKQVDNDLRGKISVDYDLNKLAEGLKFKGFAGMRRMNYDQKYWYSPWTVYSYLEGADEYVAQPGFSQDGNENILRESFWKYNELMLNATVYYSKTINDKHNFSGFVGYEQTTSDQRNFWVEKKGFPDSEHSELFAGDTDGQTSDGTSYEWARVNYFGSFSYDYMKKYYVDITLRHDGSSNFGPGNRFGTFPGIALSWSIDKESFMEDVSWVNSLKLRTSWAKMGNDRISGFQYLTQYNYAGNVGALPNYYNFGGEYYNGYSSIGVAAANPDITWEAADMKNIGLNFTLLDSRLTGDFNYFYQKREDILITRNASIPDYTGLTLPQENIGKVDNYGWEFELGWNDTIEDLGYNIGFNFTQAKNEVVYMDEAENVIDAMKQEGHPMDSYLIYPTNGLFQNQAQVDAEPAKLAGTVPGEPYYIDTNENGRIDAGDRIRSYSSNVPEVQYGIHGGLNYKNWNFSFLFQGQAKAKMQVFFEGNGALPDFLYDQRWTPENTEARYPRAYANGDSYSTSLNGPENFQGADLWLRDASYLRLKEVELGYALPKDITRFADVKVYVRGYNVLTMFSDIYDLGLDPEAEGYNSFRQSRYPSLKSFTFGLNFNF